The following nucleotide sequence is from Aedes aegypti strain LVP_AGWG chromosome 3, AaegL5.0 Primary Assembly, whole genome shotgun sequence.
ttaaggtgaagatgaatcgaagccaaacctcaaatttcaaagagcacaaatctggagaaccaaacatccgtttaagctgaaaacttaattgattggtcactggctggtgatgaccaatcgattaagttttcagctcaaacgtctgttcggttctccagatgtgctcttaaaatttgatgtttggctttGATTCGTCTGCACCTTAatgcataaaaatatttttccatatgCATTAGGGAggttggctgttgaaaaatgtcacgctatctcccatacaaaataacagaTTAGTTTCTCCAGTTTTTTGACTATTCAGGACTTTTTCTACGCACGAACACGTCACAGCCCTTAACAAaggtaaaagtgaaaaaaaattgtgtgaatCTCTTGACATGCTTCCACGCCATTTCGTGACAAAAAAACCTTTCCATTCTTTTATTTATCTAATAGATAAACAGATAAATATATTTGCTGATTACCTACGCCTCAAGAATGTATTCAAAACTGCGAAAACGACTGGAGATCACAGATTTCTTGGAGATTGTATTTGATAACGATGCTGGGGGGAGCATTTTGTAAGATTATTAAATACTAATGTCAACTATTTTGTTTCAGCTTAAACTGATGAACGAAATGCGAGAAAACATCAAGGCTGACACCTTCCCGCAATTTGTCCAATCCTACATGAAAGAACGCTTTCCAGATGGCCAGGTTCCACAATGGATTGTGGACGCACTGGCCGCGGTAAATATCCAACTTTCAAGGACTTTCGGAAGCAACTGCTAGAAACGTATCGTACATACCTATAAGGAAATCTTGATTATACGATATTAATTTATAATTCCTTTCACAAAAGCCCATTTGGCCAATCTTTACATGAACTCATCCGAATCGTTTCCTGCATCGTAGTTGCTGGTCATATTCTCCGATTTCATCAGCGAGTTGTAGCTTCTGATTTCGGCTTCCTCTTTCCGTCGTTTTTCCTCCTCCTTTTCCTTTTCACGAACCTCCCGAGCTGCGCGCTTTTTGTCCGCTCGTTCGTCGGCATCCCGCTTCTCGCGTTCCGCCCGGAAGTCCGGATGTTCCTCTCGCTTGGTTTTGTTCAGACGATTGACGATCTCGTTGACGCGCTTCTCAACGCGCATCTTGCGGACCTCTTTGTCCTTGTGGAACGATACCTGACCCACCTCCATGGCCGGGGTCTTCTTGAGATTTTCCCACATTGTGTACACGATGTCGATGTTGTTCATCTTGTTGCCATTAATACTGTTGGCTTTGACCAGCTGACAGGCATCCTCG
It contains:
- the LOC5573549 gene encoding coiled-coil domain-containing protein 25 — its product is MVFYFTSNVVQPPVTLFMGIDKYENEELIKWGWPEDVWFHVDKVSSAHVYLRLAPGQLLDDVPAAVLEDACQLVKANSINGNKMNNIDIVYTMWENLKKTPAMEVGQVSFHKDKEVRKMRVEKRVNEIVNRLNKTKREEHPDFRAEREKRDADERADKKRAAREVREKEKEEEKRRKEEAEIRSYNSLMKSENMTSNYDAGNDSDEFM